From a region of the Microcoleus sp. bin38.metabat.b11b12b14.051 genome:
- the holA gene encoding DNA polymerase III subunit delta, with amino-acid sequence MPIYLFWGEDDFAIAQSVTSLRQTVLDPNWASFNYDKIVADRADAVVEGLDRALTPPFGTGSRFVWLANTTVTQQCSAELLAQLERALPVIPSTTVLLLTSVKKPDSRLKSTKLLAKSAAEFREFSPIPPWNDKELAQRVRQVAAEMNVKLTATAIELLAESIGSDTRQLYSELEKLLLFAGSRSQPLNPEEVAALVHCHAQNTFQLADAIREGNTGAALELLAGLTAQSEPGLRIVAGLTGKFRIWLWVKAMIQAGDRDDKIAQALDLGNPKRVYYFRQEVKNASLEKLQKSLPLLLELEASLKRGREEVSTLQTKVIELSSLFR; translated from the coding sequence ATGCCAATTTACCTGTTTTGGGGAGAAGACGACTTTGCGATCGCGCAATCCGTCACAAGTTTGCGCCAAACAGTTCTCGACCCCAACTGGGCTAGTTTTAACTATGACAAGATTGTTGCCGATCGAGCCGACGCTGTGGTTGAAGGACTCGATCGAGCTTTAACACCACCCTTCGGTACCGGCAGCCGTTTTGTCTGGCTGGCAAATACGACTGTAACCCAGCAGTGCTCTGCGGAACTTTTAGCTCAACTAGAACGGGCGCTGCCGGTGATTCCCTCTACCACCGTATTGCTGCTGACATCCGTCAAAAAACCCGACAGCCGACTTAAATCTACTAAATTACTCGCCAAGTCCGCTGCCGAATTTCGAGAATTTTCACCGATTCCGCCTTGGAATGACAAGGAATTAGCCCAGCGAGTGCGCCAAGTCGCCGCCGAAATGAATGTTAAATTGACCGCTACGGCGATCGAGCTTTTGGCCGAATCCATCGGTAGCGATACCCGCCAGCTATACAGCGAACTCGAAAAATTGCTGTTATTTGCCGGCAGCCGCAGCCAACCTCTCAACCCGGAGGAAGTGGCCGCACTGGTGCACTGTCACGCCCAGAATACCTTCCAGCTAGCCGATGCGATTCGCGAGGGCAATACAGGAGCAGCTTTGGAGTTATTGGCGGGCTTAACTGCCCAGAGCGAGCCTGGTTTGAGGATTGTGGCAGGCTTGACTGGTAAGTTTCGGATTTGGCTGTGGGTGAAGGCAATGATCCAAGCGGGCGATCGCGATGATAAAATTGCCCAAGCTCTAGACCTCGGCAATCCGAAACGAGTATACTATTTTCGCCAAGAAGTCAAGAATGCCAGCTTAGAAAAACTGCAAAAAAGTTTGCCTTTGCTGCTGGAGTTAGAAGCTTCTTTAAAGCGGGGCCGGGAAGAAGTCTCAACCCTGCAAACCAAAGTAATAGAACTTTCTAGCTTGTTTCGCTGA